A section of the Candidatus Nitrosacidococcus sp. I8 genome encodes:
- the thrS gene encoding threonine--tRNA ligase, with amino-acid sequence MPVITLPDGSQRQFDHPVTVYDVATNISENLAKAALGGKTPKGLVDTSYCIKEDIALSIITDRDPEGLEIIRHSCAHLLAQAVKQLYPEAQVTIGPVIEDGFYYDFVYPKGFTLEDLQIIEDRMKVLSDQDISVHRQVKSRNDAVSFFHDLGEEYKAKIIESIPEDQELSLYQQGDFTDLCRGPHVPSTSKIKAFKLTKVSGAYWRGDARNEMLQRIYGTAWSDKKALKTYLHRIEEAEKRDHRKIGTELDLFSIQEDAGGGLVFWHPMGARIRRTVEDLWRERHAASGYETLYTPHIAHENLWHISGHTSFYRESMYQPMEDDNQFYQLKPMNCPFHVLIYKGRLRSYREFPLRWAELGTVYRHEMSGALHGLMRVRGFTQDDAHIFCREGQIESEVLAILDFTLDMLKTFGFNQYEIELSTRPENSVGSDEIWDRATQALRSALEKKGLSYGIDEGGGAFYGPKIDIKIEDAIGRKWQCSTVQLDFNLPNRFEMEYIAEDGTRQRPIMIHRAVLGSLERFFGILIEHFAGKFPPWLAPVQVVVINITDRQTDYAEQVEQILKKQGFRSTLDLRNEKIGFKIREHTLKRIPYLLIVGDKEVTEQQVAVRTRSGKDLGAMSLDSFSEYLKAQIARFSYDISEED; translated from the coding sequence ATGCCTGTAATTACTTTACCTGACGGTAGTCAACGTCAATTTGACCACCCAGTCACTGTTTATGATGTCGCCACTAACATTAGTGAAAATTTAGCAAAAGCAGCCCTTGGCGGCAAAACTCCTAAAGGATTAGTGGATACTTCCTATTGTATTAAGGAAGATATTGCCCTCAGCATTATTACAGACCGAGATCCAGAAGGGCTAGAAATTATTCGTCATTCCTGTGCCCATCTTCTTGCTCAAGCAGTAAAACAACTCTATCCAGAAGCTCAAGTCACTATTGGGCCAGTAATTGAAGATGGATTTTACTATGACTTTGTTTATCCTAAAGGATTTACTCTTGAGGATCTTCAAATTATTGAAGATCGGATGAAGGTGCTATCCGATCAGGATATTTCAGTTCATCGGCAAGTAAAAAGCCGAAATGATGCAGTTTCTTTTTTCCATGATCTTGGAGAAGAGTATAAGGCAAAAATTATTGAATCTATCCCAGAAGATCAAGAGCTTTCTTTATATCAGCAGGGAGATTTTACAGATCTTTGTCGAGGACCGCATGTTCCCTCTACTTCAAAGATAAAAGCCTTTAAACTCACCAAGGTCTCTGGTGCTTACTGGCGAGGAGATGCTAGAAATGAAATGCTCCAACGGATCTATGGCACTGCTTGGTCTGATAAAAAAGCATTAAAAACCTATTTACATCGGATTGAAGAGGCAGAAAAGCGGGATCATCGGAAAATTGGTACAGAATTAGATTTATTTTCTATCCAAGAAGACGCAGGAGGCGGGCTTGTTTTTTGGCACCCTATGGGCGCTAGAATTCGCCGAACTGTTGAAGATCTTTGGCGAGAACGCCACGCAGCATCTGGATATGAGACCTTGTATACACCCCATATTGCACACGAGAATTTATGGCATATCTCAGGGCATACTAGTTTTTATCGAGAATCCATGTATCAACCCATGGAGGATGATAATCAGTTCTATCAGCTAAAACCCATGAACTGTCCTTTCCATGTGTTGATTTATAAAGGACGGCTTCGCTCTTATCGAGAATTTCCTTTACGTTGGGCTGAATTAGGTACGGTTTACCGTCATGAGATGTCCGGTGCACTCCATGGATTAATGCGAGTGCGAGGGTTTACCCAAGATGATGCACATATTTTTTGTCGAGAAGGGCAAATAGAGTCTGAAGTATTGGCTATTTTAGATTTTACCTTAGATATGTTAAAAACATTTGGATTTAATCAGTATGAAATTGAGCTCTCTACTCGCCCAGAAAATTCAGTAGGATCAGATGAAATTTGGGATCGTGCGACACAAGCACTGCGATCAGCATTGGAGAAAAAAGGACTATCTTATGGAATCGATGAGGGGGGCGGTGCATTTTATGGTCCTAAAATTGATATTAAAATTGAAGATGCTATTGGACGTAAATGGCAATGCTCGACCGTACAGTTAGATTTTAATTTGCCTAACCGCTTCGAGATGGAATATATTGCAGAAGATGGTACTCGTCAACGACCGATTATGATTCATCGGGCAGTACTTGGATCGTTAGAGCGTTTTTTTGGGATTCTCATCGAGCATTTCGCTGGTAAATTTCCACCTTGGTTAGCACCAGTACAAGTGGTTGTGATTAATATCACAGATCGACAAACTGATTATGCAGAACAAGTTGAGCAAATATTAAAGAAACAAGGATTTCGATCTACTTTAGACTTGAGAAATGAAAAGATCGGTTTTAAAATTCGCGAACATACTTTAAAAAGAATACCTTATTTACTTATTGTAGGGGATAAAGAAGTAACGGAGCAGCAAGTTGCAGTACGTACCCGATCTGGTAAGGATCTAGGGGCGATGAGTTTAGATAGCTTTTCTGAGTACTTAAAAGCTCAAATTGCCCGTTTTAGCTATGATATATCTGAGGAGGATTAA
- the uvrB gene encoding excinuclease ABC subunit UvrB — MKHQFQLVSDYQPAGDQPTAIQSLVQGLNQGEQHQILLGVTGSGKTFTMANVIAQTQRPTIVLAPNKTLAAQLYSEMRDFFPHNAVGYFVSYYDYYQPEAYMPASDTYIAKDAAINEYIEQMRLAATKNFLERNDTVVVASVSAIYGLGDKDRYQQMTLSLKVGEIIDQREILRHLAELQYRRSEGELQRGMYRVRGEVIDIYPAESDENAIRITLFDDEIEQLIYFDPLTGELFDSVPEFTIYPKTHYATPREILLQAVEAIKVELAQQLEFFYQTGKSEEAQRLEQRTRYDLEMILELGYCSGIENYSRFLSGRNQGDPPPTLFDYLPQDALLIIDESHVTVPQLGAMYRGDHSRKQTLVNYGFRLPSALDNRPLKFEEWENLAPQTIFVSATPGSYEGQKSRIIVEQVVRPTGLVDPEIDVRPANTQVDDLCSEIHQRTAVNERILVTVLTKKMAEHLTHFLDQNGVRVRYLHSDIGTVERVEIIRDLRLGAFDVLVGINLLREGLDIPEVSLVAILDADKEGFLRSERSLIQTIGRSARNLHGKAILYGDKVTGAMRKAIDETKRRRAKQTEFNQAHNITPRGVQKSIREIIDGIYAEKDNNQNIAKIMEESAEYADLSPQRLGKYLKQLEKQMYVHAQNLEFEHAAQVRDKIKRVKQHYFDEAMG; from the coding sequence ATGAAGCATCAATTTCAGCTGGTAAGTGATTATCAGCCAGCAGGGGATCAACCCACTGCCATTCAAAGCCTTGTCCAAGGATTAAATCAGGGAGAGCAGCACCAGATTCTACTAGGTGTTACGGGCTCAGGTAAGACTTTTACCATGGCTAATGTAATTGCCCAAACCCAACGACCTACCATTGTCCTAGCTCCTAATAAAACTCTAGCTGCTCAGCTCTATAGTGAAATGCGAGATTTCTTTCCTCATAATGCGGTAGGTTATTTTGTTTCCTATTATGACTATTATCAGCCTGAGGCCTATATGCCTGCCTCAGATACTTATATTGCTAAAGATGCGGCTATTAATGAATATATCGAGCAAATGCGTTTAGCAGCCACTAAGAATTTTTTGGAACGAAACGATACGGTGGTGGTGGCAAGTGTGTCTGCTATTTATGGCTTAGGAGATAAGGATCGTTATCAGCAAATGACTCTTTCTCTAAAAGTAGGGGAAATTATTGATCAGAGGGAAATTCTACGACATTTAGCAGAGTTACAGTATCGGCGTAGTGAAGGAGAGCTACAGCGAGGAATGTACCGAGTTCGGGGAGAAGTTATTGATATTTATCCTGCTGAATCTGATGAGAATGCTATTCGTATTACCTTATTTGATGATGAAATTGAGCAGCTTATTTATTTTGATCCACTAACAGGAGAGCTTTTTGATTCTGTTCCAGAATTTACTATCTATCCTAAAACCCACTACGCTACCCCTCGAGAAATTCTGCTTCAAGCGGTAGAAGCAATTAAAGTGGAGCTTGCTCAGCAGTTAGAATTTTTTTATCAAACAGGAAAATCAGAAGAAGCTCAACGATTAGAGCAACGCACCCGTTATGATCTAGAGATGATTTTAGAATTAGGTTATTGTTCAGGAATTGAAAATTATTCTCGCTTTTTATCAGGAAGAAACCAAGGCGATCCACCTCCTACCTTGTTCGATTATCTTCCTCAAGATGCCTTATTAATTATTGATGAAAGCCATGTAACAGTGCCTCAACTAGGGGCTATGTATCGGGGAGATCATTCTCGTAAACAAACTTTAGTCAATTATGGGTTTCGACTTCCTTCTGCCTTAGATAACCGACCTTTAAAATTTGAAGAGTGGGAAAATTTAGCCCCTCAAACTATTTTTGTCTCTGCCACCCCCGGATCTTATGAAGGTCAAAAATCAAGAATCATTGTGGAGCAAGTGGTACGACCTACTGGGTTAGTAGATCCAGAAATTGACGTGCGGCCTGCCAATACCCAAGTAGATGACTTATGCTCAGAAATTCATCAAAGAACCGCAGTCAACGAACGAATACTGGTAACTGTGCTGACTAAAAAAATGGCCGAGCATTTAACCCATTTCTTAGATCAGAATGGAGTTAGGGTGCGATATCTTCATTCAGATATTGGTACGGTAGAGCGGGTAGAAATTATCCGGGATTTACGGTTAGGTGCTTTTGATGTTTTAGTAGGGATTAATTTATTGCGGGAAGGATTAGATATTCCAGAGGTTTCTCTGGTGGCAATTTTAGATGCAGATAAAGAAGGTTTTTTACGATCAGAGCGATCTTTAATTCAAACCATTGGGAGATCTGCACGTAATCTTCATGGTAAAGCAATTCTTTATGGGGATAAAGTGACTGGAGCAATGAGAAAAGCCATTGATGAAACAAAACGGCGGCGAGCAAAACAAACAGAGTTTAATCAAGCCCATAATATTACCCCTCGAGGCGTACAAAAATCGATACGAGAAATTATTGATGGGATTTATGCAGAAAAAGATAATAATCAAAATATTGCTAAAATAATGGAAGAAAGTGCTGAATATGCAGATCTTTCACCACAGAGGCTAGGAAAGTATTTAAAGCAATTGGAAAAACAGATGTACGTTCATGCTCAAAATCTAGAATTTGAACATGCGGCACAAGTACGAGATAAAATTAAGCGAGTAAAACAACATTATTTTGATGAAGCAATGGGTTAA
- a CDS encoding pyridoxal phosphate-dependent aminotransferase — MNIRLAKRTETIKTSPTLAITARAKAMKTKGKDIISLGAGEPDFDTPEHIKQAAIEAIEKGFTKYTAVDGIPSLKQAIVTKFARENNLHYQNDQILVSVGGKQCFYNLTQALLNPGDEVIIPAPYWVSYPDMVALAEATPVIIPATQAQQFKITPEQLESAITPRTRLFVINSPSNPTGVAYSKAEFKALGEVLARHPQVFIITDDIYEHIYWGQDSFCNIANACPDLHERILVLNGVSKAYSMTGWRIGYIAGPVPLIKTMKTIQSQSTSNPTSISQVAAQAALEGDQDCVKAMCQQFKKRHDFVLAKLNSMPHMQWTPSDGAFYAFPNVEEIIRSRKDIKDDIDLAEKILNEVEVALVPGSAFGAPNHLRLSFATSMEQLEQALDRIHRFLE, encoded by the coding sequence TTGAACATTCGCCTTGCCAAACGTACCGAAACCATTAAAACTTCCCCCACACTAGCTATTACAGCTCGTGCTAAAGCCATGAAAACAAAAGGTAAAGACATTATTAGTTTAGGTGCCGGTGAGCCAGATTTTGATACTCCAGAGCATATTAAACAGGCAGCGATTGAAGCCATTGAAAAGGGGTTTACTAAATATACTGCAGTCGATGGCATTCCCAGCTTAAAGCAAGCCATTGTTACTAAATTTGCTCGAGAAAATAACCTGCACTACCAGAATGATCAAATTTTAGTTTCAGTGGGCGGAAAGCAATGTTTTTATAACCTAACACAAGCCTTGCTTAACCCAGGAGATGAAGTGATTATCCCTGCCCCCTATTGGGTTTCCTATCCTGATATGGTAGCTCTTGCAGAAGCCACACCGGTCATTATTCCTGCTACTCAAGCCCAACAGTTTAAAATTACGCCAGAACAGCTAGAATCTGCCATTACCCCTCGTACTCGCTTATTTGTAATCAATAGCCCATCTAACCCTACTGGTGTAGCCTATAGCAAAGCAGAGTTCAAGGCATTAGGAGAAGTACTTGCTCGCCATCCTCAAGTATTTATTATTACCGATGATATCTATGAGCATATTTATTGGGGTCAAGACTCTTTTTGCAACATTGCCAATGCTTGCCCAGATCTTCATGAACGAATTTTAGTATTAAATGGGGTGTCTAAAGCTTATTCCATGACTGGCTGGAGAATTGGTTATATTGCAGGACCAGTACCTTTGATTAAAACCATGAAAACTATTCAATCTCAAAGCACTTCCAACCCCACCTCTATTTCCCAAGTAGCTGCTCAAGCCGCTCTTGAAGGGGATCAGGATTGCGTCAAAGCTATGTGTCAGCAGTTTAAAAAACGCCATGATTTTGTCCTAGCAAAACTCAATAGCATGCCTCATATGCAATGGACTCCTAGCGATGGAGCCTTTTATGCCTTTCCAAATGTGGAAGAAATCATCCGCTCCCGAAAGGATATTAAGGATGATATAGATCTGGCAGAAAAAATTTTAAATGAAGTAGAAGTTGCCTTAGTCCCCGGCTCTGCCTTTGGTGCACCTAATCATCTACGACTTTCTTTTGCCACTAGTATGGAGCAATTAGAACAAGCACTGGATAGGATTCATAGATTTTTAGAGTAG
- a CDS encoding site-specific DNA-methyltransferase, producing MSKEDLGREERFLHQKIDEEDITTLFEPKVLTDFRTIDQSGEQKLEADSEFEFFDEQGELKQNLLIKGNNLLALHTLKNRLAGKVKLIYIDPPYFFYSTKPLDSFKYNTNFKLSSWLVFIKNRLEIARDLLNSDGVILIHISEDGFAYLKILMNEIFGRDNFVETFIWKNTDNPDSLSKKSRASVEYIIAFEKQIDKSKNYTGKLTENDDAPLLNTGNRNKPLTFPAGVIKFNIPDGEIRQGKPDRVEIMNDFTIKDGVNKQTVTLSGEFKWAQDTLNSEIESGTYFLVKTNRFSVRFQRSDAKLMTPEKYIDDVYLSKSIGVGTNEDSNSHLKKLRISFSNAKPESIIAFFIRAITEKDDLVLDFFLGAGTTTAVAHKMGRRWIGIEQMDYIEEITKERLKKVIDGEQGGISKNVDWQGGGSFVYFELKKYNQEYIDQINAADSLSKLETLYTDLRNNGFLKFWFDRKEFEKDENFRNLTLEERKQKLIEILDENQLYLNYEDMEDTRHQVSDTEKALTNRFYGKKDS from the coding sequence ATGAGTAAGGAAGATTTAGGCCGTGAAGAGCGTTTTTTGCATCAAAAAATAGATGAAGAGGATATCACTACCTTATTTGAACCTAAAGTACTTACTGATTTTCGTACTATTGATCAATCAGGTGAGCAAAAACTAGAAGCAGATAGTGAGTTTGAGTTTTTTGATGAACAAGGAGAGTTAAAACAAAACTTACTCATTAAAGGAAATAATCTTTTAGCTCTGCATACTTTAAAAAATAGATTGGCTGGTAAGGTAAAGCTAATTTATATTGATCCGCCCTATTTTTTTTATTCAACGAAGCCATTAGATTCCTTTAAATATAATACAAATTTTAAATTAAGTTCATGGCTTGTTTTTATAAAAAATCGTTTAGAAATTGCTAGAGATTTATTAAATAGTGATGGAGTAATCCTTATTCATATTAGCGAAGATGGTTTTGCGTATCTTAAAATATTAATGAATGAGATTTTTGGTAGGGATAATTTTGTTGAAACATTTATATGGAAAAACACGGATAATCCGGATTCTTTGTCAAAAAAATCAAGAGCATCAGTTGAATATATTATTGCTTTTGAAAAGCAAATAGACAAATCAAAAAACTATACTGGAAAACTAACTGAGAATGATGATGCTCCTCTCTTAAATACTGGTAATAGAAATAAACCGCTTACATTTCCTGCTGGTGTAATTAAATTTAATATACCAGATGGAGAGATAAGACAGGGTAAACCAGATCGTGTTGAAATAATGAATGACTTTACCATAAAAGATGGTGTAAATAAGCAAACAGTTACACTCTCTGGAGAATTTAAATGGGCACAAGATACACTTAATTCCGAGATTGAAAGTGGTACTTATTTTTTAGTAAAGACAAATAGGTTTTCAGTGAGGTTTCAACGTTCTGATGCTAAACTTATGACTCCTGAAAAATATATTGATGATGTTTACTTATCCAAATCTATTGGAGTAGGTACAAATGAAGATTCTAATTCACACTTAAAAAAATTAAGAATTTCTTTTTCAAATGCAAAACCCGAAAGTATTATAGCTTTCTTTATTAGAGCCATTACTGAAAAAGATGACCTTGTTTTGGATTTTTTTTTAGGAGCAGGAACAACCACAGCCGTTGCTCACAAAATGGGTAGACGTTGGATTGGGATTGAGCAAATGGATTATATCGAGGAAATTACCAAGGAGCGGTTAAAAAAAGTAATTGATGGGGAACAGGGTGGGATAAGTAAAAATGTAGACTGGCAAGGGGGAGGATCTTTCGTTTACTTTGAGCTTAAAAAATATAATCAAGAATATATTGATCAAATTAATGCGGCAGATTCTTTAAGTAAGCTAGAAACCCTCTATACAGATTTACGAAATAATGGATTTTTAAAGTTTTGGTTTGATCGTAAAGAATTTGAAAAAGATGAAAATTTCCGCAATTTAACTTTAGAAGAACGAAAACAAAAACTCATTGAGATATTAGATGAAAATCAGCTTTATCTCAATTATGAAGATATGGAAGACACTCGCCATCAGGTCAGCGATACAGAAAAAGCCCTAACCAATAGATTTTATGGCAAGAAAGACTCATAA
- a CDS encoding DUF29 domain-containing protein, producing MSTYESDFYGWTQETAQLLRQQRFNEIDLAALIEEVEDMGKSEWRELKNRFIVLIAHLLKWQYQPEHRSNSWKSTIKDQRLRISRLLRENPSLKPKINETIIEAYESGVLQASIETNLDAEIFPTHFEQTNWTIEQILDDVFYPL from the coding sequence ATGAGTACCTACGAATCCGATTTTTATGGCTGGACCCAAGAAACAGCTCAATTACTAAGACAACAACGATTTAATGAAATTGATCTAGCTGCCCTCATTGAAGAAGTCGAAGATATGGGAAAAAGCGAATGGCGAGAACTTAAAAATAGATTTATTGTATTAATTGCTCATCTTCTTAAATGGCAGTATCAACCAGAACATCGAAGTAATAGCTGGAAAAGTACTATTAAAGATCAAAGACTAAGGATTAGTAGGTTACTTAGAGAAAATCCCAGTTTAAAACCTAAAATAAACGAAACCATTATAGAGGCTTACGAAAGTGGAGTATTGCAAGCGTCTATTGAAACTAATTTGGATGCAGAAATCTTTCCTACTCATTTTGAACAAACAAACTGGACAATAGAACAAATATTAGATGATGTGTTTTATCCTCTATAA
- a CDS encoding pentapeptide repeat-containing protein has product MIKHKTLFIIVSLDLLLSTCAYTQTSIPTSEMYSYPYWFGFSGGYFDSFPYYYPYYPYYYGYYPGNGQYPDNGQYPDNGNDMNGADMNGADMNGADMNGADMGGDGGDGDF; this is encoded by the coding sequence ATGATAAAACATAAAACGTTATTTATCATTGTAAGTCTAGATCTGCTTCTCTCCACCTGTGCTTATACTCAAACTAGCATTCCTACTTCAGAAATGTATAGTTACCCATATTGGTTTGGGTTTTCTGGTGGTTACTTTGATAGCTTTCCGTATTACTATCCATACTACCCATACTATTATGGTTACTATCCAGGCAATGGACAGTACCCTGATAATGGGCAATATCCAGACAACGGCAATGATATGAATGGTGCTGATATGAATGGTGCTGATATGAATGGTGCTGATATGAATGGTGCTGATATGGGTGGTGATGGCGGAGATGGTGATTTTTAA
- a CDS encoding AAA domain-containing protein: protein MLAEEKYQDIHWCDEINENLATDLKAAHQAILASKNNPALYLLPIVDNQELLINLAISLNQAIETIDPIAQSIDQDFSYEKTKEFLNAYQKLDSALQNSLQKNLENINISDIAHTLSTTQYGGVKSLTSIQNITDFLAAAQQFNQARQQAAAIRQFNPNITNFTDLIEQAINHSQEIDEMSNSFIDFVNQLSELESGLFGFLGKKKQISNLTRESRRKLPYFNLVNPEKQLEKLQDFADILYFIQTHQTQKIEWQLGFEQLMLDESAFQKFDLNHCLTQPKEVLKKLCRLKADTHSFGEILTHQATITQFIEHYPEVADRLNLSQGLAQMDKIDSRFLQMDEASLTDYLATKISAQNLTAYFETLTMDNFSHTLKDLYQLNATKMGHILDDRIVTYVDNYRSDVRTIKSILKKKQKFPKPLFQGLKQAFPCILAGVRDYAAYIPLEKDLFDLVIIDEASQVSIAQALPALIRGKKIVVLGDEKQFSNVKAGNASTDTNHKYKSNITNAFKAAIGHQSGDMQQVYLEKISNFDIKKSILDFCHFITNYQVMLKKHFRCYLEIISYSNKYFYNDRLQCMKVRALPIGEVIKFTQVEPVLNKYQLTNTAEAAFIFDELVKLKEQNYQGTVGIISPHGEQVTLLVNKAHESPIMDWLTERKLKIMTFDTCQGEERDYIFYSMVATLENDKHWGVFPKSMAESRQGGKEFGTREQRLNVGFSRGKETIHFVLSKPIENYWGEVKIALLHYQNILKTSNYHLGGTDKKSPMETLVQEYFYSTAFYKAHKDSVDLIPQFPIGQYLKALDHNYQHPKYTVDFLLTLGKQKLVIEYDGFKEHFIHREEVNKVNYGSYLKEADIYRQKILEGYGYRFLRLNKFNLGSKNPIEKLNHLLEQATHTIH from the coding sequence GTGTTAGCTGAGGAGAAATACCAAGATATTCATTGGTGTGATGAAATTAATGAAAATCTTGCCACCGATCTTAAAGCAGCTCACCAAGCTATTTTAGCCAGTAAAAATAATCCTGCTCTTTATCTATTGCCTATAGTAGATAATCAGGAACTCCTTATCAATCTAGCTATATCCCTTAATCAAGCTATTGAAACAATTGATCCTATTGCTCAAAGCATAGATCAGGATTTTTCATATGAAAAAACTAAGGAATTTTTGAATGCTTACCAGAAATTAGATTCTGCTTTACAAAATAGCCTGCAAAAAAACTTAGAAAATATCAATATAAGTGACATAGCTCATACCCTATCTACTACCCAGTATGGGGGAGTAAAGAGTTTAACTAGTATCCAGAATATCACTGATTTTCTAGCGGCTGCTCAACAATTTAACCAAGCTCGGCAACAAGCTGCTGCTATAAGACAATTTAATCCTAATATTACAAACTTTACGGATCTTATCGAACAAGCCATAAACCATTCCCAAGAGATTGATGAAATGAGTAATTCTTTTATTGATTTTGTCAATCAGCTCTCTGAGCTCGAAAGTGGATTGTTTGGATTTCTAGGCAAGAAAAAGCAAATTAGTAATTTAACAAGGGAGTCAAGAAGAAAACTGCCTTACTTTAATTTAGTTAATCCTGAAAAACAGCTAGAAAAACTCCAAGATTTTGCCGATATACTCTACTTTATTCAAACTCATCAAACACAAAAAATAGAGTGGCAATTAGGGTTTGAACAACTGATGCTAGATGAGTCAGCATTCCAGAAATTTGATTTAAACCATTGTTTAACCCAACCTAAAGAAGTGCTAAAAAAACTTTGCCGACTTAAAGCAGACACCCATAGCTTTGGGGAGATTCTCACTCATCAAGCTACCATTACTCAATTTATTGAGCATTATCCAGAAGTAGCCGATCGGTTAAATTTATCCCAAGGGTTAGCTCAAATGGATAAGATAGACTCTAGATTCCTGCAAATGGATGAGGCATCCCTAACAGATTATTTAGCTACCAAAATATCAGCACAAAACCTTACTGCCTATTTTGAAACCCTCACCATGGATAATTTTTCCCATACGCTAAAGGATCTTTATCAATTAAATGCAACCAAAATGGGGCACATTCTAGATGATCGAATTGTTACTTATGTAGATAACTACAGATCAGATGTAAGAACCATTAAATCCATCCTTAAGAAAAAACAAAAATTCCCCAAACCCTTATTCCAAGGACTGAAACAGGCATTTCCTTGTATTTTGGCAGGTGTTCGAGACTACGCTGCTTATATCCCTTTAGAAAAGGATTTATTTGATCTAGTGATTATTGATGAAGCCTCCCAAGTGAGTATTGCCCAAGCCTTACCTGCTCTAATTCGAGGAAAGAAAATTGTGGTCCTTGGGGATGAAAAGCAATTTAGTAACGTGAAAGCAGGTAATGCCAGCACAGATACCAACCATAAATATAAAAGCAATATTACCAATGCTTTTAAAGCAGCTATTGGTCATCAATCAGGGGATATGCAACAAGTTTACCTAGAGAAAATTAGTAATTTTGATATTAAAAAATCCATTTTAGATTTTTGTCACTTTATTACCAACTATCAAGTGATGCTGAAAAAGCATTTTCGCTGTTATCTAGAGATTATTAGTTACTCTAATAAATACTTTTATAATGACCGGCTTCAATGTATGAAAGTCAGAGCATTACCTATTGGCGAAGTCATCAAATTTACCCAAGTAGAGCCTGTACTCAATAAATATCAGCTTACTAATACAGCAGAAGCTGCTTTTATCTTTGATGAGTTGGTAAAGCTCAAGGAACAAAACTATCAAGGCACTGTAGGGATTATCTCCCCTCACGGTGAGCAAGTTACATTGCTGGTGAATAAAGCTCATGAGTCTCCTATCATGGATTGGCTTACGGAGCGAAAACTAAAAATCATGACCTTTGATACCTGCCAAGGAGAAGAGCGGGATTATATCTTTTATAGCATGGTAGCTACCCTTGAAAACGATAAACATTGGGGTGTATTTCCAAAATCCATGGCAGAATCTCGCCAAGGAGGTAAAGAATTTGGTACTAGGGAACAACGACTTAATGTTGGGTTTAGTCGAGGGAAAGAAACCATTCATTTTGTTTTAAGTAAACCTATCGAGAATTACTGGGGAGAGGTGAAAATTGCCTTACTTCACTACCAAAATATTTTAAAAACTAGCAACTATCACCTAGGTGGTACCGATAAAAAATCCCCTATGGAAACCCTAGTACAGGAATATTTTTATAGCACAGCTTTTTATAAAGCACATAAAGACTCCGTAGATCTGATCCCCCAGTTTCCGATTGGTCAGTATTTAAAAGCCCTAGATCATAACTATCAACATCCTAAATACACCGTAGATTTTCTGCTCACCTTGGGTAAACAAAAACTAGTGATTGAGTATGATGGGTTTAAAGAACACTTTATTCATCGAGAGGAAGTGAATAAGGTGAATTATGGTAGCTACCTTAAAGAAGCGGATATTTACCGCCAGAAAATTTTAGAAGGGTATGGTTATCGGTTTTTAAGACTTAATAAATTTAATTTAGGCAGTAAAAATCCCATTGAGAAATTAAATCACTTATTGGAACAAGCAACCCATACCATTCATTAA